A single window of Microbispora hainanensis DNA harbors:
- a CDS encoding RDD family protein: MSTSSSFIGGTRAPAWRRITAWLIDWLFILILPLLLVPVGVVVYSAGLRLPVGLWNLVSFLLLIAPVTLWCARRESGRFQATPGKRVRGLIVVDARSGGPIGFGRALLRNTAKIALPWELGHTVAYGFATAAPNPPGSLLVLTIIVYVIMFAWLGALFLPSGRTPYDLLSGTRVVRPQAP; the protein is encoded by the coding sequence ATGTCGACTTCGTCATCATTCATCGGGGGGACCCGCGCACCGGCCTGGCGCCGCATCACCGCCTGGCTGATCGACTGGTTGTTCATCCTCATCCTTCCGCTGCTCCTGGTCCCCGTCGGCGTGGTCGTCTACTCGGCGGGACTGCGGCTGCCCGTCGGCCTGTGGAACCTCGTCTCGTTCCTCCTCCTGATCGCGCCGGTGACCCTGTGGTGCGCCCGGCGCGAGTCCGGCCGCTTCCAGGCCACGCCGGGGAAGCGGGTCAGGGGCCTGATCGTCGTGGACGCCCGCTCGGGGGGACCGATCGGTTTCGGGCGCGCGCTGCTGCGCAACACCGCCAAGATCGCTCTGCCGTGGGAACTGGGGCACACCGTCGCGTACGGCTTCGCCACCGCGGCCCCGAACCCGCCCGGGTCTCTGCTGGTGCTGACGATCATCGTCTACGTCATCATGTTCGCCTGGCTGGGCGCCCTTTTCCTGCCCTCGGGCAGGACGCCCTATGACCTGCTCTCCGGCACCCGGGTCGTCCGGCCGCAGGCGCCGTGA
- a CDS encoding DUF6010 family protein: MRPAGWLSGAGTPLALTTAIRESRTTMNLVLPILIGLAYAVLMSLIPEPARRRFNAIMVGGAGAAYLSGGGLGGWEFPFTALVAYCAYRGLESWTFIGIAWLLHTAWDVLHHLKGSPIIPFAHDSSFGCAVCDPVIALWCFWGGPSLIGLVRARITRPRMPVSP; encoded by the coding sequence ATGCGGCCGGCTGGTTGGCTGTCCGGCGCGGGCACGCCGCTCGCGCTCACGACAGCCATCCGAGAGAGCCGCACGACCATGAATCTCGTCCTGCCGATCCTGATCGGCCTCGCCTACGCCGTGCTGATGTCGCTGATCCCCGAACCGGCCCGCCGCCGCTTCAACGCGATCATGGTGGGTGGGGCGGGGGCCGCCTACCTCAGCGGCGGGGGCCTCGGCGGCTGGGAGTTCCCCTTCACCGCCCTCGTCGCCTACTGCGCCTACCGCGGCCTGGAGTCGTGGACGTTCATCGGGATCGCCTGGCTGCTGCACACCGCCTGGGACGTCCTCCACCACCTCAAGGGCAGCCCGATCATCCCCTTCGCCCACGACTCGTCCTTCGGCTGCGCCGTCTGCGACCCCGTCATCGCCCTGTGGTGCTTCTGGGGCGGTCCCTCGCTCATCGGCCTCGTACGGGCCCGGATCACCCGGCCGCGCATGCCGGTTTCTCCGTGA
- a CDS encoding CDP-glycerol glycerophosphotransferase family protein, protein MTPAPTSDAVAERLRAVQELYDRGEPIDALVALVRAEGLSPAQRREVDREAIVGPLGLRLDAAAKRGPARRRQTIDALRPYLAEVDPKVKRDLPVGRRVACHLIETQDPGELAEGDALAKLAAAAAEPSRRVRRGLRWYADLPVEVADPSLLRLRAADLVPVTQIDDITWVGNRLRVTGHAYIAGLSVRSGRFNRATVVLRGPRWLPRITMKTRRTYRPEATHAAREPGCNYDWAGFTAEVHPFALRWRAGVRALVRGAKRVLRRRHIVQDTTTWRAEIVIWSRAARAKGVLRGPVIGRTERPAGLQVRPRWWVRPVWTSDKALQVVYQPTRAQLTGVRLNGDNIELTGFLPGRPVTKGKARVGGHRMSADFTPVEGGSRFSLSLAVGTLLNAESRRLWVEPKGDPAAAVMLEGAEETRLLLGEREITVQGDRRDRVVISGHKILPVITSAEWHDESITLTGRYPDPDQGPRDLVLRHRGGLTIRVPLERDGERFTVRLSPGAMPRFGSAVPLAEGTWNISVAPPGRYGPAMVPVRFDHAGLDALDESPRLIGGRVYRFVATRYDVPVLVAAEDRPGDERSAAGVWALSRTFYPAERARPLREATVYVSFDGRAYSDNPRAIYEERVRRGDEGEHIWVVRDGAFVPPGSRELGLGDGVTPTVVREGSREHYEALARARYIVSNGFMPQWFRTRDDQVCVQTWHGTPVKHIGRDQAHMKREPRPPVWHRQAVEVRGWDLLLSQSPWASSVLRKAFGYEGEILESGYPRNDVLVSGDRDAMAAEIRRRIGIPEGKRVVLYAPTYRDYDRRNATVKLDLADAKRALGADHVVLVRGHMMQAFPHVNAHDGFAIDVTTYPDTADLLLIADVLVTDYSSVMFDFVATGRPVVLFTPDLAKYRSSRGLYLDLESQRPGLRLETSPEVVEALRNIDAVTAKLADRYAAFARTYAPHDNGKATARVIDHVFSS, encoded by the coding sequence ATGACACCCGCACCCACGAGCGACGCCGTCGCTGAACGACTGCGGGCTGTCCAGGAGCTATACGACCGGGGCGAGCCGATAGACGCGCTGGTCGCGCTCGTGCGCGCGGAGGGGCTCAGCCCCGCGCAGCGCCGGGAGGTCGACCGCGAGGCGATCGTCGGTCCCCTGGGTCTGCGCCTCGACGCCGCCGCCAAACGCGGGCCCGCCCGCCGCCGTCAGACCATCGACGCGCTGCGCCCCTACCTCGCGGAGGTCGACCCGAAGGTCAAGCGGGACCTGCCGGTCGGGCGCCGGGTCGCCTGCCACCTGATCGAGACGCAGGACCCGGGCGAGCTCGCCGAGGGCGACGCGCTGGCCAAGCTCGCCGCCGCCGCGGCCGAGCCCTCCCGCCGGGTGCGGCGGGGCCTGCGGTGGTACGCCGACCTGCCGGTGGAGGTCGCCGACCCCTCGCTGCTGCGCCTGCGGGCGGCCGACCTCGTGCCGGTCACCCAGATCGACGACATCACCTGGGTGGGCAACCGCCTGAGGGTGACCGGGCACGCCTACATCGCGGGCCTGTCGGTCCGCAGCGGGCGGTTCAACCGCGCCACCGTCGTGCTGCGCGGCCCCCGCTGGCTGCCCCGGATCACGATGAAGACCCGCAGGACCTACCGCCCCGAGGCGACCCACGCGGCCCGCGAGCCCGGATGCAACTACGACTGGGCGGGCTTCACCGCCGAGGTGCATCCGTTCGCGCTGCGCTGGCGTGCCGGGGTGCGGGCCCTGGTGCGCGGCGCCAAGCGGGTGCTGCGCCGCCGCCACATCGTGCAGGACACCACCACCTGGCGGGCCGAGATCGTGATCTGGAGCCGCGCCGCCCGTGCCAAGGGCGTGCTGCGCGGCCCGGTGATCGGCCGCACCGAGCGCCCGGCCGGGCTCCAGGTGCGCCCGCGCTGGTGGGTGCGGCCCGTGTGGACCTCCGACAAGGCGCTGCAGGTGGTCTACCAGCCGACCCGCGCCCAGCTCACCGGCGTGCGGCTGAACGGCGACAACATCGAGCTCACCGGCTTCCTGCCGGGCCGGCCCGTCACCAAGGGCAAGGCCCGCGTCGGCGGTCACCGCATGTCTGCCGACTTCACCCCGGTCGAGGGCGGCAGCCGGTTCTCGCTGTCGCTCGCGGTCGGCACCCTGCTCAACGCCGAGTCCCGTCGGCTGTGGGTCGAGCCCAAGGGAGACCCGGCCGCCGCCGTCATGCTGGAGGGCGCGGAGGAGACCCGCCTGCTGCTCGGCGAGCGCGAGATCACGGTGCAGGGCGACCGGCGCGACCGGGTCGTCATCTCGGGTCACAAGATCCTGCCCGTGATCACCTCGGCCGAGTGGCACGACGAGTCGATCACGCTCACCGGCCGCTACCCCGACCCCGACCAGGGCCCGCGCGACCTCGTGCTGCGACACCGGGGCGGGCTCACGATCCGCGTGCCTCTGGAGCGCGACGGCGAGCGCTTCACCGTACGGCTGTCGCCCGGCGCGATGCCGCGCTTCGGGTCGGCCGTGCCGCTGGCCGAGGGCACCTGGAACATCTCGGTGGCCCCGCCCGGCCGGTACGGCCCCGCGATGGTGCCCGTCCGGTTCGACCACGCCGGTCTCGACGCGCTGGACGAGAGCCCCCGGCTCATCGGCGGCCGGGTCTACCGGTTCGTCGCCACCCGTTATGACGTGCCGGTGCTGGTGGCGGCCGAGGACCGGCCCGGCGACGAGCGGAGCGCGGCGGGTGTGTGGGCGCTGAGCCGCACGTTCTACCCCGCCGAGCGCGCCCGGCCGCTGCGTGAGGCCACCGTCTACGTCTCCTTCGATGGCCGTGCCTACTCCGACAATCCGCGCGCCATCTACGAGGAGCGGGTGCGGCGCGGCGACGAGGGCGAGCACATCTGGGTCGTCAGGGACGGCGCGTTCGTGCCGCCGGGCTCGCGCGAGCTGGGGCTCGGCGACGGCGTGACGCCCACGGTCGTCCGCGAGGGCAGCCGGGAGCACTACGAGGCGCTGGCCCGCGCCCGCTACATCGTGTCCAACGGCTTCATGCCGCAGTGGTTCCGCACCCGCGACGACCAGGTGTGCGTGCAGACCTGGCACGGCACGCCGGTCAAGCACATCGGCCGCGACCAGGCCCACATGAAGCGCGAGCCCCGGCCCCCGGTCTGGCACCGCCAGGCGGTGGAGGTCCGCGGCTGGGACCTGCTGCTGTCGCAGAGCCCGTGGGCGTCGTCCGTCCTGCGCAAGGCGTTCGGCTACGAGGGCGAGATCCTCGAGTCGGGCTACCCGCGCAACGACGTGCTCGTCTCCGGCGACCGCGACGCGATGGCGGCCGAGATCCGGCGGCGGATCGGCATCCCCGAGGGCAAGCGGGTCGTCCTGTACGCGCCGACCTACCGCGACTACGACCGCAGGAACGCCACGGTCAAGCTCGACCTGGCGGACGCGAAGCGGGCGCTCGGCGCCGATCACGTCGTGCTGGTCCGCGGCCACATGATGCAGGCCTTCCCGCACGTGAACGCGCACGACGGCTTCGCGATCGACGTGACGACCTATCCCGACACGGCCGACCTGCTGCTGATCGCCGACGTGCTCGTCACCGACTACTCCTCGGTGATGTTCGACTTCGTGGCGACCGGGCGGCCGGTCGTGCTGTTCACGCCGGACCTGGCCAAGTATCGCTCGTCCCGCGGGCTGTACCTCGACCTGGAGTCCCAGCGTCCGGGGCTGCGGCTGGAGACCTCGCCCGAGGTCGTGGAGGCCCTGCGCAACATCGACGCGGTGACCGCCAAGCTGGCCGACCGCTACGCGGCCTTCGCGCGGACCTATGCGCCGCACGACAACGGCAAGGCCACCGCCCGGGTCATCGACCACGTGTTCTCCTCCTGA
- a CDS encoding MGMT family protein → MRDGRGQPPPYAERVLDVVERIPRGKVMSYGDVAEYLGEGGPRQVGRVMSLWGGAVPWWRVIHADGTPAAGLEAECLARWREEGTPHRGTRADMRAARWDGRERP, encoded by the coding sequence TTGAGGGACGGCCGCGGCCAGCCGCCGCCGTACGCGGAGCGGGTGCTCGACGTGGTCGAGCGGATCCCGCGCGGCAAGGTGATGTCGTACGGGGACGTCGCCGAGTATCTCGGCGAGGGCGGTCCCCGGCAGGTCGGCCGCGTGATGTCGCTGTGGGGCGGAGCCGTGCCCTGGTGGCGCGTGATCCACGCCGACGGCACCCCGGCGGCCGGCCTCGAAGCCGAATGCCTCGCCCGGTGGCGGGAGGAGGGCACGCCGCACCGCGGCACGCGTGCGGACATGCGTGCGGCCCGCTGGGACGGCCGGGAGCGACCGTGA
- a CDS encoding S8 family serine peptidase — MLRPALLCAAITAVLLGTGPAAAAAPGDEDARWALDAVNAAAAWKVSKGAGVTVALLGGGQPDASLPGLSGRIELGPDLTGAAIGDDTVPPGDDATALASAIAGSGRGGGTPGIAPEARVLSVPVARSPSGGPGPAEPQDSPIARGIRYATGRGVKVICLPVPAYAVDRVERDAISFALSRGVVVVAAVGDAGRSPYARENGTSYWAFPAGYPGVVGVAAADRKGAKTAGSSDNLSVLVAAPGDRVPVTLAGGRRGAVSGTGVASALVAGAIALIKAKYPNLPPELVSRALTATSRPRPSAGYDDKVGFGVIDAAAALRKAAELTEYGRTSSMRDDSVQDDAHFGRGPVAEGPARPGPDPVRLWIYGIAVALGIGGFCTAAVALRRR; from the coding sequence GTGCTGAGGCCGGCCCTCCTCTGCGCGGCGATCACGGCCGTCCTCCTCGGGACGGGACCGGCGGCCGCGGCCGCGCCGGGCGACGAGGACGCGCGGTGGGCGCTCGACGCCGTCAACGCCGCCGCCGCCTGGAAGGTCAGCAAGGGCGCGGGCGTGACCGTCGCCCTGCTCGGCGGCGGGCAGCCCGACGCGAGCCTGCCCGGGCTGAGCGGCCGGATCGAGCTCGGGCCCGACCTGACGGGCGCGGCGATCGGCGACGACACCGTGCCGCCGGGCGACGACGCGACCGCCCTGGCCTCGGCGATCGCCGGGAGCGGACGCGGCGGGGGGACGCCGGGGATCGCGCCGGAGGCGCGGGTGCTGTCCGTCCCCGTGGCCCGCAGCCCTTCCGGGGGTCCGGGACCCGCCGAGCCACAGGACAGCCCGATCGCGCGGGGCATCCGCTACGCCACCGGCCGGGGCGTCAAGGTCATCTGCCTGCCCGTCCCCGCGTACGCCGTGGACCGTGTGGAGCGGGACGCCATCTCCTTCGCGCTGTCGAGGGGCGTGGTGGTCGTCGCGGCCGTGGGGGACGCCGGCCGGTCGCCGTACGCCAGGGAGAACGGCACGTCCTATTGGGCGTTCCCCGCGGGCTACCCCGGGGTGGTGGGCGTCGCCGCCGCCGACCGCAAGGGCGCCAAGACCGCGGGCAGCAGCGACAACCTCTCGGTCCTGGTCGCCGCGCCCGGAGACCGCGTGCCCGTCACGCTCGCGGGGGGCCGCCGGGGAGCCGTGTCGGGGACCGGTGTGGCCAGCGCGCTCGTCGCGGGCGCTATCGCACTAATAAAGGCGAAATATCCGAATTTGCCGCCGGAGTTGGTGTCGCGTGCTTTGACGGCGACCTCGCGGCCTCGTCCGTCCGCGGGTTATGACGACAAAGTCGGATTCGGCGTCATCGACGCGGCGGCGGCCCTGCGGAAAGCCGCGGAACTGACCGAATATGGCCGCACGTCCTCGATGCGGGACGACTCTGTGCAGGACGACGCGCATTTCGGCAGGGGACCGGTCGCGGAAGGGCCGGCACGTCCGGGGCCCGATCCGGTTAGGCTCTGGATCTACGGCATCGCCGTCGCTCTCGGAATCGGTGGTTTCTGCACCGCGGCCGTCGCGTTGCGCCGCCGCTGA
- a CDS encoding S8 family peptidase, giving the protein MLTAPLRRALAACAAAFAVASGTFLVPGPARADDVRLSQQDVLRTLDVDDAWRLTKGKGVTVAVLDSGVDPDHRDLAGSVVTGRDYTAGANPRGVQPVRLHGTYMASLIAGHGHGPGGADGIIGIAPEARVLSVRVILEDEEPGFRTFNSDARYEAVVAKGIRYAVDHGAQVINLSLSKDMPTRDERTAIRYAISKGVVLVAAAGNEGAGKRTAPYSYPAAIPGVISVAAVTSTLRRASFSNRNSSVMVAAPGVDVLGAGPGDEYWVGRGTSQATALVSGVAALIKSRYPRMSPALVAQALASSPARKGPYNTGTGFGVVNAYRALSVAATLARHRATASGTGVQNPLRAVRAAAADPDPIVVVRRDTGSILLCGAIALGGFTGSGAGVAVLLVLTRRARRRQREEDDALPPAPWPTGLPT; this is encoded by the coding sequence GTGCTGACCGCGCCGCTCCGCAGGGCCCTCGCGGCGTGCGCCGCCGCGTTCGCCGTGGCGAGTGGCACGTTCCTCGTTCCCGGCCCGGCCAGGGCCGACGACGTACGGCTCAGCCAGCAGGACGTGCTGCGCACGCTCGACGTCGACGACGCCTGGCGGCTGACGAAGGGCAAGGGCGTGACCGTCGCGGTCCTCGACTCGGGTGTCGATCCCGACCACCGCGACCTCGCCGGATCGGTCGTCACCGGGAGGGACTACACGGCCGGGGCCAACCCGCGCGGGGTGCAGCCGGTGCGCCTGCACGGCACGTACATGGCCTCGCTCATCGCCGGGCACGGGCACGGCCCCGGCGGCGCGGACGGCATCATCGGCATCGCGCCGGAGGCCAGGGTGCTGTCGGTGCGGGTGATCCTCGAAGACGAGGAGCCCGGGTTCCGCACGTTCAACTCCGACGCGCGCTACGAGGCCGTGGTCGCCAAGGGCATCCGCTACGCCGTGGACCACGGCGCCCAGGTCATCAACCTGTCGCTGTCGAAGGACATGCCGACGAGGGACGAGCGTACGGCGATCAGATACGCGATCTCCAAGGGCGTGGTCCTCGTCGCCGCGGCGGGCAACGAGGGCGCGGGCAAGCGGACCGCGCCGTACTCCTACCCGGCGGCGATCCCCGGCGTGATCTCGGTGGCCGCCGTCACGTCCACGCTGAGGCGGGCCTCGTTCTCCAACCGGAACTCCTCGGTGATGGTCGCCGCGCCGGGCGTCGACGTCCTCGGGGCCGGTCCCGGCGACGAATACTGGGTCGGCCGGGGGACCTCCCAGGCGACCGCGCTCGTCTCCGGCGTCGCCGCGCTGATCAAGTCGCGGTATCCCCGCATGTCGCCCGCCCTCGTCGCGCAGGCGCTCGCGTCGTCGCCCGCCAGGAAGGGGCCGTACAACACCGGCACCGGGTTCGGGGTGGTCAACGCCTACCGGGCGCTGAGCGTGGCGGCGACCCTGGCCAGGCATCGCGCCACGGCGTCGGGGACGGGCGTGCAGAACCCCTTGCGCGCCGTCCGCGCGGCGGCGGCAGACCCGGACCCCATCGTGGTCGTACGGCGCGACACGGGGTCGATCCTGCTCTGCGGAGCCATCGCGCTCGGCGGCTTCACCGGCTCGGGCGCGGGCGTGGCCGTCCTGCTCGTCCTCACCCGGCGGGCGCGCAGACGGCAGCGGGAGGAGGACGACGCGCTGCCGCCTGCTCCTTGGCCGACGGGCCTGCCGACGTAG
- a CDS encoding winged helix-turn-helix domain-containing protein yields MELDPVIHAPARLQIVSLLAAAEEAEFAFVRDTLGVSDSVLSKHGSALEAAGYVAVRKGYVGKRPKTWFKLTGKGRAAFAAYVETLQRIVAPSGLSVVPDDHA; encoded by the coding sequence ATGGAACTCGATCCCGTCATCCACGCCCCCGCCCGGCTGCAGATCGTCTCGTTGCTCGCGGCGGCCGAGGAGGCAGAGTTCGCCTTCGTCCGCGACACCCTGGGCGTCAGCGACTCGGTCCTGTCCAAGCACGGCAGCGCGCTGGAGGCCGCCGGATACGTCGCCGTACGCAAGGGATATGTGGGCAAGCGGCCCAAGACGTGGTTCAAGCTCACCGGCAAGGGCCGGGCGGCGTTCGCCGCCTACGTCGAGACCCTGCAGCGCATCGTCGCGCCCAGCGGCCTCAGCGTGGTGCCGGACGACCACGCGTAG
- the moeZ gene encoding adenylyltransferase/sulfurtransferase MoeZ, producing the protein MSLPPLVEPAAELTVDEVRRYSRHLIIPDVGMAGQKRLKNAKVLCVGAGGLGSPALLYLAAAGVGTLGIVDFDVVDESNLQRQVIHGQSDVGRLKAESAAASVREINPLVNVVIHNVALTTDNVMDIFSGYDLIVDGTDNFATRYMVNDAAVLLGKPYVWGSIYRFDGQASVFWAEHGPCYRCLYPEPPPPGMVPSCAEGGVLGVLCASIGSVQVNEAIKVITGIGEPLVGRLMIYDALEMKYRDVKVRKDPECPLCGKNPSITELIDYEAFCGTLSDEAQQAAAGSTITAAELEAMRERGDDIMIIDVREPNEYEIVNIPGAVLIPKGEFLNGSALERLPQDKKIVLHCKSGARSAEVLAVLKNAGFSDAVHVGGGVLSWIKTVDPSLPTY; encoded by the coding sequence GTGTCGTTGCCACCGCTGGTAGAACCGGCAGCAGAGCTGACGGTTGACGAGGTGCGCCGCTACTCGCGCCATCTGATCATCCCTGACGTGGGCATGGCGGGTCAGAAGCGCCTCAAGAACGCCAAGGTGCTGTGTGTGGGCGCGGGCGGCCTGGGCTCTCCCGCGCTGCTCTACCTGGCCGCGGCCGGGGTCGGGACGCTCGGCATCGTCGACTTCGACGTCGTCGACGAGTCGAACCTGCAGCGCCAGGTGATCCACGGGCAGTCCGACGTGGGCCGCCTGAAGGCCGAGTCCGCCGCCGCCAGCGTGCGTGAGATCAACCCGCTGGTCAACGTCGTCATCCACAACGTCGCTCTCACGACCGACAACGTGATGGACATCTTCTCCGGCTACGACCTGATCGTGGACGGCACGGACAACTTCGCCACCCGCTACATGGTCAACGACGCGGCCGTGCTGCTGGGCAAGCCGTACGTGTGGGGGTCCATCTACCGGTTCGACGGTCAGGCGAGCGTCTTCTGGGCCGAGCACGGGCCGTGCTACCGCTGCCTCTACCCCGAGCCCCCGCCGCCGGGCATGGTCCCGAGCTGCGCCGAGGGCGGCGTGCTGGGCGTGCTGTGCGCGTCGATCGGCTCCGTCCAGGTGAACGAGGCCATCAAGGTCATCACCGGCATCGGCGAGCCGCTCGTCGGCCGTCTGATGATCTACGACGCGCTCGAGATGAAGTATCGCGACGTGAAGGTCCGCAAGGACCCCGAGTGCCCGCTGTGCGGCAAGAACCCCTCGATCACCGAGCTCATCGACTACGAGGCGTTCTGCGGCACGCTCTCCGACGAGGCGCAGCAGGCCGCCGCGGGCAGCACGATCACCGCCGCCGAGCTGGAGGCGATGCGCGAGCGTGGCGATGACATCATGATCATCGATGTCCGCGAGCCGAACGAGTACGAGATCGTCAACATCCCGGGCGCCGTGCTGATCCCCAAGGGCGAGTTCCTGAACGGCTCCGCCCTGGAGCGGCTGCCGCAGGACAAGAAGATCGTGCTGCACTGCAAGTCGGGCGCCCGCTCGGCCGAGGTGCTCGCGGTGCTCAAGAACGCCGGCTTCTCCGACGCCGTCCACGTGGGCGGCGGCGTGCTGAGCTGGATCAAGACGGTCGACCCCAGCCTGCCGACCTACTGA
- a CDS encoding alpha/beta fold hydrolase, translating into MGVEPIPAWPGRLIETGDTRIHVRTTPEGPPETAVYVHGLAGSARDWTDLMGELAGEARGIAVDLPGAGHSPEPADGDYSVAAHARAVVRLVESLADGPVHLFGNSMGGAVSVRVAATRPDLVRSLTLVSPALPDLLPRYGPARIAMSATPRLGELAVRWLAALPPERRVQATLGMCYGDAARVHPERLREAIEEVRRRDGLPHARAAMVGCARAIVREYFRLGPDNLWRQAGRVIAPTLVVYGLRDRLVHARMAHRAGRVFRDVRLVTLPHAGHVAQMEYPELVARESRRLMAYARTPLRRTA; encoded by the coding sequence GTGGGTGTCGAGCCGATTCCAGCGTGGCCCGGCCGGCTCATCGAGACAGGGGACACGCGCATCCATGTGCGGACGACCCCGGAGGGGCCGCCCGAGACCGCTGTATATGTGCACGGCCTGGCGGGTTCGGCGAGGGACTGGACCGACCTGATGGGCGAGCTCGCCGGTGAGGCGCGGGGGATCGCCGTGGACCTGCCCGGAGCCGGGCACTCCCCGGAGCCCGCGGACGGCGACTATTCGGTCGCCGCCCACGCCAGGGCGGTGGTGCGGCTGGTGGAGTCCCTGGCGGACGGGCCGGTCCACCTTTTCGGCAATTCCATGGGCGGCGCGGTCTCGGTGCGGGTCGCGGCGACGCGGCCCGACCTCGTCAGGTCGCTGACGCTGGTGTCGCCGGCGCTGCCCGACCTGCTGCCGAGGTACGGCCCGGCCAGGATCGCCATGTCGGCCACCCCGCGCCTGGGCGAGCTGGCCGTCCGATGGCTCGCCGCGCTGCCGCCGGAGCGGCGCGTCCAGGCGACGCTCGGCATGTGTTACGGCGACGCCGCGCGGGTCCACCCGGAGCGGCTGCGCGAGGCGATAGAGGAAGTGCGCCGCCGCGACGGCCTGCCGCACGCGCGTGCGGCCATGGTCGGCTGCGCCCGCGCGATCGTCCGCGAGTATTTCCGCCTGGGCCCCGACAACCTGTGGCGGCAGGCCGGGCGGGTCATCGCGCCCACCCTCGTCGTGTACGGCCTGCGCGACCGGCTGGTGCACGCCCGCATGGCGCACCGGGCCGGACGGGTGTTCCGCGACGTGCGCCTGGTCACGCTCCCGCACGCCGGTCACGTGGCCCAGATGGAGTATCCCGAGCTCGTGGCTCGCGAATCGCGCCGCCTTATGGCCTACGCGAGAACGCCCCTGCGCCGAACAGCGTGA
- a CDS encoding ISL3 family transposase translates to MVNDTTRLLGLEGLAVVDVVAAGEDSRQGPIVHLVTADESARACPECGVFAARVKEWVTTRPRDLPVAGRRCDLRWRKRRWYCDEPACPRGTFTEHVAQVPARARLTVRLRQAAGEAVADRGRTIVQSARDHGVSWPVACAAFTAHAQRVLPGQPAPVTVLGIDEIRRGRPRWTWDETTGTWQTVVDRWHVGFVDLSGGQGLLGQVEGRTSTAVTGWLGQRTQAWRDGVTFVAIDMCTIFKSAVRVALPQARLVVDHFHIVQLANAAVTEVRRRVTVQVRGRRGRKGNREWELRNRLTRSAARMHGSQLDPMVDDLMALPRRIGVPILAAWNAKEDLLDLLALARTHPDRSVVAGRLFRFYDRCAASGLPELERLASTVETWWPEILAFIHTGITNAGSEGTNRVIKTVARDAYGFRNPENQRLRTRCATTRRSRGFLNPA, encoded by the coding sequence ATGGTCAACGATACGACCCGGCTGCTGGGCCTGGAGGGCCTGGCCGTCGTCGACGTCGTCGCAGCAGGTGAAGACAGCAGGCAGGGGCCGATCGTGCATCTGGTCACCGCCGACGAGAGCGCTCGGGCCTGCCCCGAGTGCGGGGTGTTCGCGGCCCGGGTCAAGGAGTGGGTGACCACCCGCCCGCGTGACCTACCGGTCGCGGGCCGCCGCTGTGACCTGCGCTGGCGTAAACGCCGGTGGTACTGCGACGAGCCGGCCTGCCCGAGAGGGACGTTCACCGAGCACGTCGCACAGGTCCCGGCCCGGGCCCGGCTGACGGTGCGATTACGCCAGGCCGCCGGGGAAGCCGTCGCCGACCGTGGGAGGACGATCGTGCAGTCGGCTCGCGACCACGGCGTGTCCTGGCCGGTGGCCTGTGCGGCGTTCACCGCGCACGCCCAGCGGGTGCTGCCCGGTCAGCCCGCCCCCGTCACGGTGCTGGGGATCGATGAGATCCGCCGAGGCCGGCCCCGCTGGACCTGGGATGAGACCACCGGCACCTGGCAGACCGTCGTGGACCGATGGCATGTCGGCTTCGTCGACCTGTCCGGCGGGCAAGGCCTGCTCGGCCAGGTCGAAGGCCGTACCAGCACTGCTGTCACCGGCTGGCTCGGCCAGCGTACTCAGGCCTGGCGTGATGGCGTGACCTTCGTCGCGATCGACATGTGCACCATCTTCAAATCCGCCGTCCGGGTGGCGTTACCGCAGGCCAGGCTGGTGGTCGACCACTTCCACATCGTGCAGCTGGCCAACGCCGCCGTCACCGAGGTCCGCCGCCGCGTCACCGTCCAGGTGCGGGGCAGGCGCGGGCGCAAGGGCAACCGCGAATGGGAACTACGTAACCGGCTGACCCGCTCGGCCGCCCGGATGCACGGCTCGCAACTCGACCCGATGGTCGATGACCTGATGGCGCTACCGAGGCGGATCGGAGTGCCGATCCTGGCCGCGTGGAACGCCAAGGAAGACCTGCTCGACCTGCTCGCCTTGGCGCGCACCCACCCCGATCGCTCCGTCGTCGCCGGCCGGCTGTTCCGCTTCTATGACCGCTGCGCCGCCTCCGGCCTGCCTGAACTGGAACGCCTGGCGAGCACGGTCGAGACCTGGTGGCCCGAGATCCTCGCGTTCATCCACACCGGCATCACCAACGCCGGCTCCGAGGGCACCAACCGCGTGATCAAGACCGTCGCCCGCGACGCGTACGGCTTCCGCAACCCCGAAAACCAGCGGTTACGCACCCGCTGCGCCACCACCCGACGAAGCCGCGGATTCCTCAACCCCGCTTAA